gaaaaaatgacaaaaaaaatttcatgtcaAAGGCATactttgtttttcttaataacccctctattttattcttattttctGTCAACAGTCAGAAAATGGGAATGCATGACCAGCGTAGCACCCCTAATTCAAGCTCACCCATAACAGGACACTTAATTTCTGGAATGACCACTGGGGCTTAAAGAAAACAGTACCTTGAAGTTATTTAGACACCCAAAATAACAAAGAATTGTTTTGGCACTACAGAACTTGAAAGGTTCATGCATAAAGCTATAACAGATGTTGGCGAGATGGACGGACAGCCGGATGGACAGACAGAAGCAAATTCTACCTTCAAAATACCCTGAACCTTTTCTGAAAAAACTTTTTAACTCACCTTGTGGGCATTAAATGATTGAAGTTATACACTCTGACAAAGGCCTTCAGCTTTGAGCGGTCCTTGATTTTCTTCTTGCCCATGCCCTTTGTGACTTTCCTGGGGTAGCGTTCTATCCCTGCCACGAGAGCGTGGCCATACGGCTTGTCAGGAGACCCGTCATCGTAATTCTGACAAAATACAAGCAATCTCTTTAACAATTGCATTCAACATGCCTTGGAGTTTGAAGCCCTCTATCACACTCCCATGCCCAACACACTCTTGAAACAAAGACTACTTGTTCTAGTAagacacacctgacaaaatcgAAAGTCTGGGGAGAATGAATTTAAGCGTGCAAACCACACTTCTGCTCTTTTGCAAGGGGTGCAATGTTCGCACATTTTGTTCAAGAACAAAAATGAAGGCCTGATGTATCATCTCAATGTTCAATAATTCATTTGAAttttctattgatttatttgacaggtgttttatgctgtactcaagaatatttcacttatacatcaacagccagcataatggAGGGAGCACATTGGGTacagccccggggaaacccatgaccatccgcaggttgctggaagaccttccgacATACAGTCTGAGAtagagccagcatgagctgaacttgaactcttagtgactgcattggtgagcggctccttTCGCAGCGCCCAATCCATGTTAAGAAACAATCTTAATGAGATGAGCTTCATCATGACGAGGTGAGCTTCATCACCACAAGGAGAGCAATACCAGTGCCACAAACCTTCATCTCTTGTTTTTAGTCTTTTGTCACATGTGATTCAGAGGACTAGGGGCATTGTTTGCACAGCTAGATTAACACTAACCAGATCCTTCATTAGGTCTGACAGGCTATTAAGCACACCCagattttgtcaaatttaaaagTCTGGGGAACAAAAGCCTTACATTAACAAGAGCCTTACATTAACAAGAGCCTTACATTAACAACATGAGCCTAATCTGGACTACGAGTGCCATAACTTCACAGCAAGAGCCTTATTTTAACACCAAAACCCTTATGAGAGCCTTACTTTGACAATGAGAGCCTTTCTTTGACAATGAGAGCCTTACTTTGACAATGACAGCCTTACCTTGACAATGAGAGCCTTACCTAGACAATGAGAGCCTTACCTAGACAATGAGAGCCTTACCTTGACAATGAGAGCCTTACCTCGATAATGAGCCTTACCTTGACAATGAGCCTTACCTTGACAATGAGTCTTACCTTGACAATGAGAGCCATACCTTGACAATGAGAGCCTTACCTTGACAATGAGAGCCATACATTGACAATGAGAGCCTTACCTTAATGAGATCCTTATCTTAACAATGAGAACCTTACCTTGACAATGAGAGCATtacttcaaaaataaaaaccttaaCTTTAACAACGAGCCTTACTTTGACAATGAGAAACTTAACGAGAGCCTTACCTTGACAATGAGAGCCTTACCTTGACAATGAGAGCCTTACGTCCGGCATATCTACCACTGAGCACCAGTACCACTCGACCAGGCTTCATGAACTTGCCCATGGCTGAAGAACAGATTGAAGAGAAAGTGGTAAAAATTCGTCATACTGCAAGATTTCCTGGGTTTTATTAAAACTCATAACATATATTGTCAGGATTTTACAAGCTCATTCCTTGACATGCTCCCTAAACAGTCCTGTAATTTGTAAACCAGCCATTTGTAATCTTATATCCATCATTAAATCATGAAGATATATGAAATGTACCCTGATATATAGAGCATATACCTCTTTCGATGACCAGTATAAAATGGTGGTTCAGGATTAGTATCTTTTTCAAATCGCATTAACACTGCATATGATTGTTATGCCTATCAGTATGTTCCTGGGTGTAAagttgtacttaatttttcagtcatatgacgacgtggagtcattaggtgtctgtacatatgacaccaaagtgctgccaccactgtaGTATCtcccacccactcacattattcagacaccaggccaaccagtcccatTTCTTTGCTTTAAATTTTTCAGTAGAGAGCTCCAAGGAgcggcagcaacaagtatcatttttaaagtcttttggcATGACCCGACTCCTGATTTGATCCCAGAATTTCAAGACTTCAAGAAGGGTGTCCTCACCATTAAGCCAGCAATGTGGTCAATCAGTACATTTAACAGGGGTTCAAGACATTTAGGCTAGACACTTATTTCGTTTAGATTTTTTGCTCTTGTCAACAATGTTTACTGTCCTCATGTGGCAAAATCTTGTTCTTTCAAGAATTTTAAGGCCCAGATTGGACCCTGAAACTGTGCTTCTGCTGCCTTGATGAACAGGTTACgacatatttttcagttttattctatTTTCTTGTCATAAAATGATACAAATGAGAAAGCTTTTAATATTGTAACTCTCATGGCTGAGTCATTCAAATCAGAAATATCCTAATTCTTAAGCCTTTTCATCCACGTCCGCAACCAGTACttagaaacattctgagagaactatggggtgaagaaaaataatttgcccAGTTTTACGAAGTTTGCATCTTTCATGACACAAAAAATCCTTTTTAGCTTCATTTTCAAAGCAATTGTATGcaaaaattccactggaaaagtGCTTTAATGGTTGAAAAAGTCGAAAATTTACTGCATATATTGGTAACTTGTCCATAATACAGATTTTCAGAGTTGGAGAAGTTACAGGAGACCATGCCAGGGAGATGTGGTTATGGGCAGGTACATTATACCTTGGAATATCAGGGGCTGTCATTTGCACACTAACCATAGCTTTGTTTTtgataacatgaaaacattgacatgtttttacaaatacacatgcatttgGCAGTTATGACATGGCATGTGTTCCATATCAGAACCGAGCCTAAATTTGCACAGACAGACAGCAACATCTGGTCGCAAAATCCATTACTGGATAACTGGGATCATCAATTTTGATCTGAGCAAGGTGAACTGTCACACTGTTCTTACTGTCAAACTGTACCTAGTTTGAGACTGCTTTGAGGATAGGTGTGGCAAAAAGATAGTCAAAGAATGCTCTGATGATTGGTTTGGTAAAATGTTGTATAGCCAAGAATGGCCCAAAACCAACTAAACGTTGTAGCGGGCTTCATTGAAAAATCTGATGCAGCTGCCGTAGCAGTTTGTCAAAccttttgagaaaaaaattacctCACAGCCTGAAGTTTGCCAAGACTTGTGTTCCTTATCGACTTGGTCAATTCGTTGCTAGCACAACGGCAACAGGTTATTTCCTAGACTGCTTGGTGATGCTCAAGGCCACCtgctgtactgacagcctcaaCATATTTGTTACGGACAGATAGAAACATCAGGTTTTTTATGGAGCATGATCTGATGGGTGAATATGACCTATTGTCAAAGCTATCTTGGATTagccaaaattttgttcagcccATGATAATCTCATATCAACGTTACAGTGCACTCCATGTAAAAACCCTGAACTTCCATACCCTTGTCAACTATGCCGAAGGCGTCATAACAACGGATCGCTTTGAGCATCACCGAGGAATCTCAGGTCCATGTAGCCTTGGAAATTAATGATCCACCTTGTGCTTACGATCAGTCAACAGACCAAAAGATAAGAAACATAAGTGTCTGCAAACGATTGATCCTTCATACCTACTTGATGGGTAATTTTCTGTCGCAAACGCCGTGCAAAACTGCCACGGCTACTCcttaaaacttttaatttgtGCGGGCTCTTACGCTGGTTTGAAGCCATCCTTGGTCGAACAAAGTTTTGTCAAACGTAAAGTCAGGGCAATCTTGCACACACTGTTGCCGACAGTTAGTAATATCACCACTAAGAAGATGGACACGATGTTAACTCATAGTACAACCGAGGACCTACAAGGTATCCAGACGTGCCTATTAAGAACTCTGGCGATCTTCAGCCTTAACTTATTGAGAGCGCCATCCACAACAGTGAAAAGGGACGAAGAAGGACGACCAAAACGTAAATAAtatttgatgttgttgttggtaaTCAACGAACTGTAGTATACATGCTTACATTAACCGtgcatattttctttatttaacatCTTACGAGAAAAATAAAGAACTACCCATAAAGTATTGCGACTAATATGCACAGATTCTATTGTTTATTCCCCTGCCTTTCATTAAAAAGGACTGATGGTACTAGATTTTGGGGATTCTTCGTGCACACTTGCCTATTCAGTGTGGCGACCGGAAGGAAAAAGAGCGAGAGTCACGCTAGTGCCCGAGACATCGCGAGAACAGCCATGTTCAAACTGATAGGTCAACGAACTAACACGGTCTAGAGAAGTGTACGGTGAAATTATTAAAGGTTCTTGTGACTAAATATTCGCGCATTCCAGTTATACCAGGTAGTATATTTAGGTGTTAACTAAACCTAAAAACAAACCATTTCCTGTTTCAAAGCATAGCCCTGGAATTTGGGGAGTGTACTGACATAAAGATTTATATGTCTGTTGACTTCATGCTTATTGGTACTTGCAAAAGGGCGATTCCTTCCCCTGCGTTTTGTCATAATTTACAAAGTACTGGTACCTATTCTAAGACAccaaatactgtaaatgaaaacaaatatatcctCAGGCATCTCTTTTTCACTCAAGATTCTCTTTATAACAGATATAATGGGCTGGCGGAGTAACACACCGGTGCCTGTAATCATGATGGTAGACCTACTTGGCCAGCCCATTAGGGGCCTACCATTTATGGGAAATTGTGAAGCAGGCACCCCAAATGGGCGAGAAAGAGTAtatatgcaataaataaataaacacatatatttcattatttctaaTCTTTCCAAGAATTTCTTCTTGGTCTTTAATTGAATTTCAAGGTGACCAGTGTTTCCTTTTCAGAACAGTTGTGCAGATAGATTCAGGCTTAATGGCAGACATTTCAAAAGTGAGCTGAGGCATGGATGTAGACTATTTTATCCCTTTGGTTAGCCCCAAAAGATTCCCAACTCGTTTTCTGATGCTGGCCGTACTGGCCGCTGCATCCAAGGAtgctaggccagtataagaaaaggattTGGAGTCTTTCGGGTCTACTACATGGGTAATCTGTAGTATGAAttctttttttgctttttccACCACATAAAAATTTTGTTCCATTATAAAACTTTAAATGTAAGGTTAGCCTCTGGTATTCCAAGGTGGGTCTAATCTTGGATGAGTGGTAAAAATGCTTGCCTTTCAGCATTACACAGAAGATGGTGGTTCAATCcgagcaaagctggcataaatcgccgagtccattgcatcctccatctttaacactttgtaatttatgctggaggtgtgttgtctctcagccaatgagagtcgttaaaactgccggcttgtttgtgtaaacttggaacctacgtccaacattccggttttcaagcggaaaacgaactgtactgtttgctagtttctgggaagaagagttgtaccgtaaatgtacaaactgcacttcgaCGGTTTCCATCGGcaattctcctaacacagaagacttcaggactagttctgaggcaaaatggagttgcccacagcagAGTTTGACTCTATTTACagtttatcaacttgaggtacatattagaatttttttatggcatgtacctgcaaggaaatgcatactcttttcaatggtatttgattgatatttaaattttcttctcctttaagataaTCTTGCACCTGATCTGTCCTCAAGACCTTGCTGAAATATAAAAGTGGTGAACAGAAGTGGTAATTAAGGGAGGTTAGATCAGGACATCCCATGAAGTGTTGCTGGAGATCACTtccctcccaccaatgtggcaGATGGCTTGATCTCACCATGCTGGGGAAAATCTGTGGGTCAggcgtgggaaagttcatccgTTGTACTCATAGGTTTACCCAGGGGGCGTATCTCAGTGTCTGTGAGATGCACTATTCtaacaaaactgacaagagggagatagggaaaataggagaaacTTGGAAATGAGACGCCTGATTTCTGGTTAAATCTATGGTTAAACTTGCCAAATACCAGAATTATACTCCTGAGATATCCGCCAATAAAACCGCACGACCACCATTTGTAGAAGTGGAAAAGTTCTGAGGGTGGTATTAAACACCAGTGGAAAGAAATAAACAGTTTTCCTGTTTTTAAGTTGAAGAATCGAGTTCAGTCCTGGGTCAAGTGATGCCTGAGACTTTAGCAGTCTTTGGACTGTCTTACTTCCCCTGAAAATTTTACTCAAAAGAACATATAGACTTTAAAATGAGATTTTGACGCCAATACTatagtttttctgataagaaattaagccaacttcacaaaaaaaaattcacaaatgaCTGTGTGTAAAGGTGGGTGAATCGTTGATAATTctgcaaaatgtgtcacttgaaaaatgctgaacttcaggtgaaatgcagtaaatAGGATAAGCTAAGCATACCTCAATGTGGTAACAGTACTGTATGGTTACTTGGTggttatgtctgtgttatatAATCAGGGTAGTGTCCAATTTAGATACAGCAGGTCTGGTAGCTGCTAAGCATACCTCAGTGTAGTAACAGTACGGCATGGTTACTGGATggttatgtctgtgttatatCATCAGGGTAGTGTCCAGTTTACATACAGTAGGTCTGGTAGCTGCTAAGCATACCTCAGTGTGGTAACAGTACGGTATGGCTACTGGGTGGTTATGTCTATGTTATATCATCAGGGTAGTGTCCAGTTTACATACAGTAGGTCTGGTAGCTGCTAAGCATACCTCAGTGTGGTAACAGTACGGTATGGCTACTGGGTggttatgtctgtgttatatAATCAGGGTAGTGTCCAGTTTACATACAGTAGGTCTGGTAGCTGCTAAGCATACCTCAGTGTGGTAACAGTATGGTATGGTTACTGGGTggttatgtctgtgttatatAATCAGAATAGTGTCCAGTTTAGATACAGTAGGTCTGGTAGCTGCTAACCATACCTCAGTGTGGTAACAGTACGGTATGGTTACTGGGTGGTTATGTCTATGTTATATAATTAGGGTAGTGTCCAGTTTAGATACAGTAGGTCTGGTAGCTGCTAAGCATACCTCAGTGTAGTAACAGTACGGTATGGTTACTGGATagttatgtctgtgttatatCATCAGGGTAGTGTCCAGTTTAGCTACAGTAGGTCTGGTAGCCGCTAAACATACCTCAGTGTGGTAACAGTACGGTATGGTTACTGGGTGGTTATGTCTATGTTATATAATCAGGGTAGTGTCCAGTTTAGATACAGTAGGTCTGGTAGCTGCTAACCATACCCCAATGTGGTAACAGTACGGTATCGTTACAGGGTggttatgtctgtgttatatCATCAGGGTAGTGTCCAGTTTAGATACAGTAGGTCTGGTAGCTGCTAACCATACCCCAATGTGGTAACAGTACGGTATCGTTACAGGGTggttatgtctgtgttatatAATCAGGGTAGTGTCCAGTTTACATACAGTAGGTCTGGTAGGTGCTAAGCATACCTCAGTGTGGTAACAGTATGTTATGGTTACTGGGTGGTTATGTCAGTGTTATATCATCAGGGTAGTGTCCAGTTTAGATACAGTAGGTCTGGTAGCTGCTAAGCATACCTCAGTGTGGTAACAGTACAGTATGGCTACTGGGTggttatgtctgtgttatatAATCAGGGTAGTGTCCAGTTTACATACAGTAGGTCTGGTAGCTGCTAAGCATACCTCAGTGTGGTAACAGTACGGTATGGTTACTGGGTGGTTATGTCAGTGTTATATCATCAGGGTGGTGTCTAGTTTAGATACAGTAGGTCTGGTAGCTGCTAACCATACCTCAGTGTGGTAACAGTACGGTATGGTTACCGGGTggttatgtctgtgttatatCATCAGGGTAGTGTCCAGTTTAGATACAGTAGGTCTGGTAGCTGCTAAGCATACCTCAGTGTGGTAACAGTACGGTATGGTTACCGGGTggttatgtctgtgttatatCATCAGGGTAGTGTCCAGTTTAGATACAGTAGGTCTGGTAGCTGCTAAGCATACCTCAGTGTGGTAACAGTACGGTATGGTTACTGGGTGGTTTTGTCAGTTATATCATCAGGGTGGTGTCTAGTTTAGATACAGTAGGTCTGGTAGCTGCTAACCATACCTCAGTGTGGTAACAGTACGGTATGGTTACCGGGTggttatgtctgtgttatatCATCAGGGTAGTGTCCAGTTTAGATACAGTAGGTCTGGTAGCTGCTAAGCATACCTCAGTGTGGTAACAGTACGGTATGGTTACTGGGTggttatgtctgtgttatatAATCAGGGTAGTGTCCAGTTTAGCTACAGTAGGTCTGGTAGCTGCTAAGCATACCTCAGTGTGGTAACAGTACGGTATGGTTACTGGGTagttatgtctgtgttatatCATCAGGGTAGTG
This DNA window, taken from Liolophura sinensis isolate JHLJ2023 chromosome 11, CUHK_Ljap_v2, whole genome shotgun sequence, encodes the following:
- the LOC135477536 gene encoding large ribosomal subunit protein eL27-like, whose amino-acid sequence is MGKFMKPGRVVLVLSGRYAGRKALIVKNYDDGSPDKPYGHALVAGIERYPRKVTKGMGKKKIKDRSKLKAFVRVYNFNHLMPTRYSVDVNLQKEVVNKDAFRDPAKKRKARREVKAKFEERYKTGKNRWFFQKLRF